Below is a window of Ctenopharyngodon idella isolate HZGC_01 chromosome 7, HZGC01, whole genome shotgun sequence DNA.
CATCATCGCTGACAGCTCTAAGGCTGGTCTGTCCACTCTCTATAAATGGAACGACAAGGGCTTCTACTCCTACCAGTCCCTTCATGAATGGTTTCGTAATACAGATGCAAAATGTATCAATTTGGATGGTAAGGCCCATCTTATTCTAGCAAATCATTCCCAAGTACCGGTCATCTATCGGTGGAGCAGGAGCACTCAGAAATTTGCCTTGCAGGGGAGATCCCTAACATGGAAGATGTACTTGCTGTCAAAGCCTTTTGGATAAAGGAAGATCTTTATCTGGCCATGACCCGGTACATCGGTGACTCCAAAATCTTGCATTGGACTGCTAAGGAGTTTTCTGAGGTTCAGGCCCTTCCTTCAAGAGGCTCCATGATCCTGCAGCCTTTTTCCTTCAAAGAAAGGTACTACCTGGCTTTGGGAAGCTGAGAAGAAGGTTTTTGAGCATTTCAAGGAAGTCTACATCCAGGCTCCACATTCCTTCACTGTGGTCTTAACACAtcatagtccttcacgtctattgcgatctcaaaattcaggccagttgataatacctagaatatcaaaatcaaccgcaggcggtagatccttctcctatttggcacctaaactctggaacaatcttccatagcattgttcgggaagcagacacactctgtcagtttaaatctagactaaaaacgcatttctttacactggcatacacataacacattatcaatttatgttttcaaatctgttaaaggattgttaagctgcataaattaggtcagccggaaccaggaacacttcctataacaccagatgtactcgttacatcagaagaagaatggcatctacgctaatattagtctctctgtttatcccgaggtttaccgtagtcagctggatctgggccgtatccaggtgagatcgagtacctgcgccttgacacgaccataacgcagccctgaagtgtcagcagagattgagtcaactagatcatccactgtgaaggcctcatcgacacgacaaccagtggcacagatcctcaacaaaccgtccataccggcatgaatacgatcctcaactggatggaactgaataaatactttgactgttgcgatcccagttggacttatgatagctgcctgaatcataacaaagcactgttcgctgttggccccccgactgagactggtttctcccaaggttttttttctccattttaacacctgtttgccacctgatgtcacttgttggagtttgggttccttgctgctgtcgcctttggcttgcttagttggggacacttgacatttgatattcaacagtgttttgatctgcctgcatcgacaccattgtatgctaactgaactgagctgggtgatgacatcactgttcactccagtgctgatatagataaattaactaaattaataactattgattcttacaaccgaatgaatcaatactgaatttacttaagatggacaatgacaccattttctttaagagctgctgtgcagccaaaaaattatataccagttatcactgtaaagctgctttgacacaatatgcattgtaaaaagcgctatataaataaaggtgacttgacttgacttggtcTCCACTGACCGGAGGGACTTTGTATTTGCCTCTAGTTTTAAGGGTAGCACACAGATCTATGAGCATATCATCATTGATCTGAGCCTTTGAGTGCTATTGTGGACACAGTTGCAATTAAGGCACGTCTGCTCAGCAGCAACCCCTCCTTCGGCAGTTGGGCAATTTTCTGGGCAATAGGGATGAGAGAGGTCTGGGAAGCCAACGTAATATGGCATTATCAGGTTCATAGTAAAATAAGCATTACATCATGCATCTGTGTAGTTTTACAAAGATGCTGGGAAGGCCCtggctttttttgttttactatattggaattattatatattatatatgacaATTCCTCAGCCCTGTTGAATCAGAGGACATTTCTGCCGAAAGTATGGTGCATGGACTGTGGAAAAGAGTTACACTTGTCACCTGTAACTACCTAAATCACTCTACATAATGATATATACTGTACCTTTGAGATCCTTTCAAATCTCTGTATACAGCAGCTGATAACATGCATGACGTGGCTGCAACAACATTGAAAAAAGATTCAGAGCAGGCATGCAGATCGACTGGTGATACAGGTGACAAAATGCAGTCATATTATCTTTAGAGAATTCAattaaagaatattttttatCTGATTGTTCACtatttattgaaaacatttCTCTTTTAGTCAGTGGAATAATTTGTAATGTCAAGTAATTTGTTAAAATGAGGGTaagggataattttcatttttgagtgaactatccctttaattttactcataaatttaAACAATCCAACTGACATTAGGAgtcaaaagatttgttttttgtgtgtgtgtgtaatgaatgtaaacagttatttgttttaaaggtgcagtaagcgatttctgagaagcgctgttgaaagtggattggaccgagcaccacaacacacttgtagccaatcagcagtagggggcgtgtccactcatgatgggggaggagagagagcgagcaagagggagatttgaagaaacactgtagaaagagagatggctgagagacattacaaaagagaaaaggtcagaggaatatcattggaaaaagaagggttatggaCTGTGCAAGAGCTTTAAGACCCGTGTTAATATTGACCTAAGTGTGAGGCCTGAAAACAGAGGTTgctttgtttctgctccatatgtgagtaacattggttttgttatgtttcacagaaacaagatatgctgttgttgtaatgttagctatagtaacagTTTTGAGtgcattgtttgtctggagctggtgtgctgctcgtgactaacaacaaactcttgcttATATAtacttgtgtactgtatgttcattttttgttcttccttgtttTTCGTTTGTCATCTCCagcttcagctatgataaagagacatccactcttacattgcgtgtttgtgcattttgggggcggagcaatgattggaggggtgtgtttgtttagattgattttaaatatcaacagCGTTTCATAAATAATGAAACCTAGTGACATAAatcatgacatgacatgaatgTCTGACTTATTTTGATAacaaatttgttaaaataaGAACCTCTTTTCCTTACTGTTTTGCAAGCTGAGATAAGAAGAACAAGACCTCAAATAA
It encodes the following:
- the LOC127515661 gene encoding LOW QUALITY PROTEIN: leucine-rich repeat LGI family member 2-like (The sequence of the model RefSeq protein was modified relative to this genomic sequence to represent the inferred CDS: inserted 3 bases in 2 codons) — translated: MCIDVEMNFRSYDNITGESIVGCKSVIIQNQVFVIVAQLFGGSHIYKFDEDQSKFTKFQDIEVSKISKLNDIEAFQIGNDWFFIIADSSKAGLSTLYKWNDKGFYSYQSLHEWFRNTDAKCINLDGKAHLILANHSQVPVIYRWSRSTQKFALQXEIPNMEDVLAVKAFWIKEDLYLAMTRYIGDSKILHWTAKEFSEVQALPSRGSMILQPFSFKERYYXWLWEAEKKVFEHFKEVYIQAPHSFTVVFTDRRDFVFASSFKGSTQIYEHIIIDLSL